One Dehalococcoidia bacterium DNA window includes the following coding sequences:
- a CDS encoding ribonuclease HI family protein, giving the protein MAIPELHLAYVDGACSGNPGPMGIGGVIYSPDGRVLFELSDSKGPGTNNQAEYLALIAVLEAARRHGVSAIEIRSDSELLVRQVNGIYKVKHEGIRPLYEQATRLLGLFDDYRVVHIRREQNKEADRLSKAGLEKTAVSGA; this is encoded by the coding sequence TTGGCTATCCCTGAGCTGCACCTGGCATATGTTGACGGCGCTTGTAGCGGCAACCCTGGGCCCATGGGCATCGGCGGTGTGATCTACAGCCCAGACGGACGCGTGCTCTTCGAGCTCAGCGACTCCAAGGGGCCAGGAACAAACAACCAGGCCGAGTACCTTGCCCTCATCGCAGTGCTTGAAGCCGCGAGACGACATGGCGTCAGCGCCATCGAGATCCGCAGCGACTCCGAGCTGCTCGTTCGCCAGGTGAACGGCATCTACAAGGTCAAGCACGAGGGAATCCGACCGCTTTACGAGCAGGCAACCAGGCTACTTGGACTCTTCGACGACTATCGGGTTGTACACATCCGGCGCGAGCAGAACAAGGAGGCGGATCGCTTGTCAAAGGCGGGACTGGAAAAGACCGCCGTATCGGGCGCTTGA